A single genomic interval of Festucalex cinctus isolate MCC-2025b chromosome 16, RoL_Fcin_1.0, whole genome shotgun sequence harbors:
- the pmpcb gene encoding mitochondrial-processing peptidase subunit beta → MAVSLRLLASAGQCLLRRSLLEKNNFNRFTAGTLRLLTTQAAAHQVALNVPETKVTTLENGLRVASEDSGLSTCTVGLWIDAGSRYENERNNGTAHFLEHMAFKGTRKRSQLDLELEIENMGAHLNAYTSREQTVYYAKAFSKDLPRAVEILADIIQNSTLGEAEIERERGVILREMQEVETNLQEVVFDYLHATAYQSTALGRTILGPTENIKTINRGDLVEYITTHYKGPRIVLAAAGGVSHNELIELAKYHFGKLLGRYDSNAPSAPACPFTGSEIRVRDDKMPLAHIAIAVEAVGWSHPDTIPLMVANTLIGNWDRSFGGGVNLSSKLAQMACQGNLCHSFQSFNTCYTDTGLWGLYMVCEPGTINDMMRFTQKEWMSLCTSVTEGEVARAKNLLKTNMLLHLDGSTPICEDIGRQMLCYSRRIPLHELETRIDAIDAATVKDVCTKYIFDKAPAIAAVGPIEQLPDYNQIRSGMFWMRH, encoded by the exons ATGGCGGTTTCCTTACGTCTCCTCGCGTCTGCGGGGCAATGTTTACTACGCAGATCTTTACTGGAGAAAAACAACTTCAATAGA TTCACTGCTGGAACACTCAGACTGTTGACTACACAGGCGGCTGCACATCAAGTCGCTTTAAATGTCCCTGAAACTAAGGTGACCACTTTGGAAAATGGACTCCGTGTAGCTTCTGAGGACTCTGGACTGTCCACGTGTACA GTTGGCCTGTGGATCGACGCTGGCAGTCGTTATGAGAACGAAAGAAATAATGGCACAGCCCATTTTCTGGAGCACATGGCATTTAAA GGCACCAGGAAGAGATCCCAGCTCGACCTGGAGTTAGAAATTGAAAACATGGGTGCACACCTAAATGCATACACATCCAGGGAGCAGACGGTGTACTATGCCAAGGCCTTCTCAAAGGATCTTCCACGAG CTGTGGAGATCCTGGCGGACATAATCCAGAACAGCACGTTAGGCGAAGCGGAGATCGAGAGGGAGCGTGGCGTGATCCTGCGGGAGATGCAGGAAGTAGAGACCAATTTGCAGGAAGTGGTCTTCGATTACCTCCATGCTACCGCGTACCAGTCCACAGCGCTGGGCCGGACCATCCTGGGGCCGACTGAGAATATCAA GACGATAAATCGAGGTGATCTGGTTGAATACATTACCACCCACTACAAAGGTCCGAGAATAGTACTGGCTGCCGCTGGAG GAGTTTCCCACAATGAGCTCATTGAGCTGGCAAAGTATCACTTTGGAAAGCTTCTTGGGAGGTATGACAGCAATGCTCCGTCAGCGCCTGCCTGCCCCTTCACAGGAAGTGAG ATTCGTGTGCGCGATGACAAGATGCCGCTAGCTCACATTGCTATCGCCGTGGAGGCTGTCGGATGGTCTCACCCTGACACCATCCCCCTTATGGTGGCCAACACGCTCATTGGTAACTGGGATCGCTCATTTGGCGGAGGAGTT AATCTGTCAAGTAAGCTGGCCCAGATGGCGTGTCAGGGGAACTTGTGCCACAGCTTCCAGTCCTTCAACACCTGCTACACTGACACGGGCCTGTGGGGACTCTACATGGTGTGCGAGCCCGGCACCATCAATGACATGATGCGCTTCACACAGAAAGAATG GATGTCGCTTTGTACCAGCGTAACAGAAGGCGAGGTAGCACGGGCTAAGAATCTTCTCAAGACAAACATGTTACTGCATCTTGACG gATCCACACCCATCTGTGAGGACATTGGCCGACAAATGTTATGCTACAGTCGCAGGATACCTTTGCATGAGCTTGAGACCCGAATTGAT GCTATTGACGCCGCCACCGTCAAGGACGTATGCACCAAATACATCTTCGACAAAGCTCCTGCCATCGCAGCCGTCG GTCCGATTGAACAGCTTCCTGACTACAACCAGATCCGCAGCGGAATGTTCTGGATGAGGCACTAG
- the phax gene encoding phosphorylated adapter RNA export protein, translated as MDGDLEDGEISGSGSDSDMKTATAGAVPDRHLQHAAFSGHSFQSRVSSTLAPAIAYRNSGRPAESSDSDPDSSDEECAAAWRRKRQKVSNIRQPPPAVVARPAPIRDACALRGRKVNNIWGSVVQEQCQDAIAAELCVFGMEGEVCMSDRNVETYNYVLAHKIMEKERQMEKQQQHEGEVKMLDDQMDEYMKGQGSEERAGGDMKRKRPVKERLGPLAEMDVKGRYKITEEDPEDKVVDEIAHRLQEPKKDLIERVVRVVGTKKAIELLGETATLEENGGVYTMDGSRRRTPGGVYLNLLKNTPSVSRAQIREIFLDESQKGQKSKKAAQKRRRHLVAKKMKRAIGTLNLQEHDDVSRETFASDTNEALESLEEGAKEEEEGREEERAAGTEETPVVYSLGDLEVF; from the coding sequence ATGGACGGCGATCTGGAAGACGGCGAGATTTCCGGCTCTGGTTCCGATTCTGACATGAAAACCGCCACAGCAGGGGCGGTACCAGACCGACACTTGCAACACGCAGCCTTTAGCGGCCATTCCTTCCAAAGCAGAGTTAGCAGCACTTTGGCACCTGCAATTGCCTACAGAAACTCCGGCAGGCCGGCAGAGTCCAGCGACAGCGACCCGGACTCGTCCGATGAAGAATGTGCCGCCGCTTGGCGCCGCAAACGTCAAAAAGTATCCAACATTCGCCAACCACCACCGGCAGTGGTTGCCCGACCGGCGCCGATCCGCGACGCATGCGCACTGCGAGGCCGCAAGGTGAACAACATTTGGGGGTCCGTGGTGCAAGAGCAGTGCCAGGATGCGATCGCTGCGGAACTGTGCGTCTTCGGCATGGAGGGCGAGGTTTGCATGTCTGACAGAAACGTGGAGACCTACAACTACGTCCTGGCTCACAAGATCATGGAGAAGGAGCGGCAGATGGAGAAACAGCAACAACACGAAGGGGAAGTGAAAATGCTGGATGACCAGATGGATGAGTACATGAAGGGTCAGGGGTCAGAAGAGAGAGCAGGAGGTGACATGAAGAGGAAAAGACCGGTGAAAGAGAGACTGGGTCCTTTGGCCGAGATGGACGTCAAAGGTCGCTACAAGATCACCGAAGAGGACCCCGAGGATAAAGTCGTGGACGAGATCGCGCACAGGCTACAGGAACCCAAAAAAGACCTGATCGAACGGGTGGTGAGAGTGGTCGGGACGAAAAAAGCCATCGAACTGCTGGGCGAGACGGCCACGCTGGAGGAAAACGGCGGCGTCTACACCATGGACGGCAGCAGGCGCCGCACGCCCGGCGGGGTCTACCTCAACCTCTTGAAGAACACGCCCAGCGTCTCCCGGGCCCAAATCCGAGAGATCTTCTTGGATGAGAGCCAGAAAGGACAGAAGAGCAAGAAAGCGGCCCAGAAGAGGCGGCGGCACCTGGTGGCCAAGAAGATGAAGCGGGCCATCGGCACGCTCAACCTGCAGGAGCACGACGACGTCTCCAGGGAGACCTTTGCCAGCGACACCAACGAGGCCTTGGAGTCGCTGGAAGAGGGCgccaaagaggaagaggagggccgGGAGGAAGAGCGCGCCGCGGGGACGGAGGAGACGCCGGTGGTGTACAGCTTGGGAGACTTGGAGGTCTTTTGA